A genome region from Actinomycetota bacterium includes the following:
- a CDS encoding type II toxin-antitoxin system VapC family toxin, with translation MNRVLLDTSAYSAFFKGDPAAVEAVQAADEIYLNPIVLGELLAGFIRGNKEKKNRTELETFLSSPRVYLQIIDEETSERYALILSSLKDKGTPIPTNDIWISALAMRDGLKILTTDRHYQKVVQTIVEIF, from the coding sequence ATGAACCGGGTTTTGTTGGACACCTCGGCATACTCCGCTTTTTTTAAAGGCGACCCGGCTGCTGTTGAGGCGGTTCAGGCAGCCGATGAAATTTATCTCAATCCCATAGTTTTGGGAGAACTCTTAGCCGGATTCATAAGGGGCAATAAAGAGAAGAAGAACAGAACCGAACTAGAGACCTTTCTGTCTTCACCCCGGGTTTACTTACAGATAATCGATGAAGAAACTTCCGAAAGGTATGCTTTAATTCTGTCGTCATTAAAAGACAAAGGAACCCCGATACCCACAAACGATATCTGGATTTCCGCTTTAGCCATGCGGGACGGGCTAAAGATACTCACCACCGATAGGCACTACCAAAAGGTAGTACAAACAATTGTAGAAATCTTCTGA